Proteins encoded within one genomic window of Trichoderma asperellum chromosome 2, complete sequence:
- a CDS encoding uncharacterized protein (EggNog:ENOG41) has product MFNLTTTSIMATLPTSHHLEWATQGSDLIEDPDEPPETQLYMPVPTKPLPFQRAPIRPQQVASSLLTQAILGQSDEEDGHVFHPSKSYSQRRRSMVSNASIASTADLTSDTGLTSPSRTNTPSPPLPELSTLRLNGAGEQKSGFFGHFFGTRRVVEEPIQEAPRKRCIQFACAKPQAQPQAAPVAAAPPAPMLKTPVAQAPKRTCIKFACTARPSSSHKTSPKPFEPSTPKRSMTHPVPVSPRPAPAGPECSKASLVRPRFLRASSTELIKDGSQFHEFASGMAREDDWIRQENSTQKKLTISDILVKENLIRRLGAEAEEEAEMEEAEEEEAEAAMDEDEDEDEDDDADELDEEDEEDEEDEDEDEEDDGSDGYHTDEETGFADSDEEDDEDENMMMWTPRVPSVSRQVTPRLARRLSINDQQSDDSIGSRRSRRRVSKARPFGPQTEAPDLPDSTDFVCGTLDEDRPVEDAYLSCLAARRNEKRRIIPQDIDPSFPASDLDEEDEEDIYVAASDSDDHAWVQGVMEDLGSETDRARRRRKNENTSPRRLRSPPPKRRGSPAPKPRARSPAPKPRARSPRPLFDRQSPRRLRSPAPKAVAIATPIQTPRQGAHAHFQLAGRPGLTHTKSLPRPAAIFRHQKQPKGSKTSSDTDAHIRSAIDIVKGLEKKRLRRKEKFFQKYCDRARRGQIPERKPVLPGLGAERMRELGLLMAGKKGPDYVLSC; this is encoded by the coding sequence ATGTTCAACCTCACAACAACATCGATCATGGCAACTCTTCCAACATCACATCACCTCGAGTGGGCGACGCAAGGGTCAGATCTCATTGAGGACCCCGACGAGCCGCCAGAAACTCAGCTGTATATGCCCGTTCCCACCAAGCCTCTTCCTTTCCAGAGAGCGCCGATTCGTCCCCAGCAGGTTGCGTCTTCGCTACTTACTCAGGCAATCTTGGGACAAtcagacgaagaggatggtCACGTCTTCCACCCTTCCAAATCCTACAGCCAACGCCGCCGTTCCATGGTCAGCAATGCCAGCATTGCTTCTACCGCCGATTTGACCAGTGATACTGGTCTTACCAGCCCTTCACGAACCAACACCCCCAGCCCACCTCTCCCCGAGCTGTCGACGCTTCGTCTTAATGGTGCCGGCGAGCAAAAGAGCGGTTTCTTTGGCCACTTCTTCGGCACCAGACGAGTAGTTGAGGAGCCCATTCAGGAAGCTCCTCGAAAGCGATGCATCCAATTTGCTTGTGCTAAGCCTCAGGCTCAGCCACAAGCTGCTCCTGTTGCAGCCGCCCCTCCTGCTCCCATGCTCAAGACGCCTGTGGCACAAGCACCAAAGCGAACCTGCATCAAGTTCGCATGCACTGCCCGCCCGTCTTCTTCACACAAGACCTCTCCTAAGCCTTTTGAGCCCTCCACTCCCAAGAGGAGCATGACACATCCTGTCCCCGTTTCTCCTCGACCAGCCCCTGCTGGACCAGAGTGTTCCAAGGCCTCCCTCGTTCGACCTCGATTCCTTCGTGCTTCTTCCACAGAGCTCATCAAGGATGGCTCCCAGTTCCACGAGTTTGCCAGTGGCATGGCTCGTGAGGATGATTGGATTCGCCAAGAAAATTCCACTCAGAAGAAGCTTACTATTTCCGATATCCTGGTCAAGGAAAACTTGATCCGCCGCCTaggagctgaagctgaggaggaagccgaaatggaagaggcggaagaggaggaggctgaggcagccatggatgaggatgaggacgaggacgaggacgacgatgccgatgaacttgatgaggaagacgaggaagacgaggaagacgaggacgaggacgaagaggacgacGGCTCTGATGGTTACCATACCGACGAGGAGACTGGCTTCGCTGACTccgatgaggaagacgacgaagacgagaacATGATGATGTGGACTCCTCGTGTTCCATCTGTCTCACGCCAGGTCACTCCTCGCTTGGCCCGCCGACTCTCCATCAACGACCAGCAGTCGGATGATTCCATTGGCTCCCGACGCAGCCGTCGCCGTGTCTCCAAGGCTCGACCCTTTGGACCACAAACTGAAGCTCCTGACTTGCCCGACAGCACTGACTTTGTGTGCGGCACCCTGGATGAGGACCGGCCTGTCGAGGATGCTTACCTGTCTTGCCTCGCTGCCCGCAGAAACGAGAAGCGTCGCATCATCCCTCAAGACATTGACCCTAGCTTCCCGGCTTCGGAtcttgacgaggaggatgaggaggatatcTACGTGGCCGCTTCCGACAGCGATGACCACGCGTGGGTGCAGGGTGTCATGGAAGATCTCGGCAGCGAGACCGACCGTGCCCGGAGAAGACGGAAAAATGAGAACACCTCTCCCCGTCGTCTCCGTTCTCCACCTCCTAAGCGACGCGGCTCTCCCGCTCCCAAGCCTCGTGCTCGCTCTCCTGCTCCCAAGCCTCGTGCTCGCTCCCCCAGACCTCTTTTTGACCGCCAGTCGCCTCGACGACTTCGCTCCCCTGCTCCCAAGGCTGTGGCCATTGCAACCCCGATCCAGACTCCCAGACAGGGTGCACACGCTCATTTCCAGCTGGCTGGTCGCCCTGGCCTTACTCATACCAAGTCTCTGCCCAGACCTGCGGCTATCTTCCGTCACCAGAAACAGCCCAAGGGCTCAAAGACGTCATCCGACACCGATGCCCACATTCGCAGCGCAATCGACATCGTCAAGGGTCTTGAGAAGAAGCGTCTGCGCCGCAAGGAAAAGTTCTTCCAGAAGTACTGTGATCGTGCCAGACGCGGACAAATCCCTGAGCGCAAGCCGGTGCTCCCTGGCCTTGGTGCCGAGCGCATGCGAGAGCTTGGACTGCTCATGGCTGGTAAGAAGGGTCCAGACTACGTCCTCTCTTGCTAA